One genomic segment of Chitinophaga sancti includes these proteins:
- a CDS encoding RelA/SpoT family protein produces the protein MDTVAVKTYNLDEEQEKKEIVRHYRALLRALKPRLKKGDRELVRTAFEMAADAHKEMRRKSGEPYIFHPLAVAQICVDEIGLGVRSAICALLHDTVEDTEVTLEDIERAFGPEIAHIVDGLTKISIVVDSSTSTAQAENFKKILLTLADDPRVILIKLADRLHNMRTLDSMSREKQLKIASETVFIYSPLAHRLGMYDIKSEMEDLSMKYTEQQTYREIARKLKETKRERTRYINEFIKPIKEVLQEEGLTFEIFGRPKSIHSIWNKIKKKGITFEEVYDLFAIRIIMDSPVDKEKSDCWKVYSIITDFYHPSPERTRDWLSNPKSNGYEALHVTVMGPAGKWVEVQIRTKRMNDYAEKGLAAHWRYKEGSNQKQDTENKFDQWFNQIREILNNPDSNTLDFLADFKSNLFTEEIYVYTPKGDLKIMPVNSTALDFAYAIHSAVGNKCIGAKVNYKLVPLSHKLRSGDQVEIITSNKQKPSEDWLNYVLTAKAKSKIKDALKEEKRKIAMDGKDVLERKLDHLKVSASQHNINELVQFYKQPSPLDLYYQIAVKNIDLKELKQFNILGDKLDAPKPVPVKSPEHIAEDHIKHQLPSKKDAELIIFGESSDKIAYKLANCCRPIPGDDVFGFITASEGLKIHRTNCPNAAQLLANYGHRVVKTKWVKNREISFLTGLRLVGMDDVGVIHKITNIISGELKINIAGLTIESKEGLFEGLIKVFVHDKEELDELFLRLGKLDGIQSVNRLEDE, from the coding sequence ATGGATACAGTGGCAGTCAAAACATATAACCTCGACGAGGAACAGGAAAAAAAAGAAATTGTTCGTCATTACCGTGCTTTATTACGCGCCTTAAAACCGCGCCTTAAGAAAGGTGATCGCGAGCTGGTGCGTACTGCCTTCGAAATGGCAGCAGATGCTCACAAGGAAATGCGACGTAAATCAGGTGAGCCCTATATATTCCATCCCCTGGCTGTAGCACAGATCTGTGTGGATGAAATAGGATTAGGTGTTCGCTCTGCTATCTGTGCGCTCCTGCACGACACTGTAGAAGATACAGAAGTGACACTGGAAGATATAGAACGGGCTTTTGGTCCGGAGATCGCTCACATCGTAGACGGTCTTACCAAAATATCGATCGTAGTCGATTCCAGTACCAGTACCGCACAGGCGGAAAACTTTAAGAAGATCCTGCTCACCCTGGCAGATGACCCCCGTGTTATTCTGATCAAGCTGGCAGACCGCCTTCACAACATGCGTACCCTGGATAGCATGAGTCGTGAAAAACAGCTGAAAATCGCATCTGAAACAGTCTTTATTTACTCTCCGCTGGCTCACCGTCTCGGTATGTACGATATCAAGTCCGAGATGGAAGACCTGTCCATGAAGTATACGGAACAGCAGACCTATCGTGAAATAGCCCGTAAACTGAAGGAGACCAAGCGTGAGCGTACCCGTTATATCAACGAGTTCATCAAACCAATCAAAGAAGTACTCCAGGAAGAGGGATTAACTTTCGAAATATTCGGAAGACCTAAATCCATTCACTCTATATGGAATAAGATCAAGAAGAAAGGCATCACTTTCGAGGAAGTGTACGACCTCTTCGCGATCCGTATTATCATGGACTCCCCTGTGGATAAGGAAAAGTCAGATTGCTGGAAAGTGTATTCCATCATCACCGACTTTTATCACCCCAGCCCTGAGCGTACCCGCGACTGGCTGAGTAATCCTAAATCCAATGGATACGAAGCCCTGCACGTGACTGTAATGGGCCCAGCCGGTAAATGGGTGGAAGTCCAGATCAGGACCAAGCGTATGAACGACTACGCCGAAAAAGGTCTGGCTGCCCACTGGCGCTACAAAGAAGGTAGTAACCAGAAGCAGGATACCGAAAACAAATTCGATCAGTGGTTCAACCAGATCCGTGAGATCCTGAACAACCCTGATTCCAATACCCTGGATTTTCTGGCTGACTTCAAGAGCAACCTGTTCACAGAAGAGATCTATGTATATACTCCTAAAGGGGATCTCAAGATCATGCCGGTCAACTCCACAGCGCTTGACTTTGCCTACGCTATTCACAGTGCGGTAGGTAATAAATGTATAGGCGCCAAGGTGAATTACAAACTGGTACCACTCAGCCATAAACTGCGCAGCGGGGACCAGGTGGAAATCATTACTTCCAATAAGCAAAAGCCTTCTGAAGACTGGCTGAACTACGTACTGACCGCCAAGGCTAAGTCCAAGATCAAGGACGCCCTGAAGGAAGAGAAGCGTAAGATAGCCATGGATGGTAAGGATGTGCTGGAGCGGAAACTGGATCACCTGAAAGTATCTGCCAGTCAACATAATATTAATGAACTGGTACAATTCTATAAGCAACCTTCTCCATTAGATCTGTATTACCAGATTGCTGTGAAGAATATTGACCTGAAAGAATTGAAACAGTTCAATATATTGGGCGATAAGCTGGATGCACCTAAGCCGGTACCGGTTAAGTCACCGGAGCACATAGCCGAAGACCACATCAAGCACCAGTTACCTTCCAAGAAGGATGCGGAGCTGATTATCTTTGGTGAAAGTTCTGACAAGATTGCCTACAAACTGGCCAATTGTTGTCGTCCGATTCCGGGAGACGATGTATTTGGGTTCATTACAGCTAGTGAAGGATTGAAAATACACCGTACAAACTGTCCGAATGCCGCCCAGTTACTGGCTAATTACGGTCACAGGGTCGTGAAAACCAAGTGGGTGAAGAACAGGGAGATCTCCTTCCTGACCGGTCTGCGCCTGGTAGGTATGGATGATGTAGGGGTGATTCACAAGATTACTAATATTATTTCCGGTGAATTAAAAATAAATATAGCCGGGTTAACGATCGAGTCCAAGGAAGGCCTGTTTGAAGGGTTGATAAAGGTGTTTGTGCACGACAAGGAGGAGCTGGATGAGTTGTTCCTGCGTTTGGGTAAGCTGGATGGTATTCAGTCCGTAAACCGGCTGGAAGACGAGTAA
- a CDS encoding 2'-5' RNA ligase family protein, translated as MHYERKGPGLVNGGKSGHGQPRYEQQNNDRRRNGNSQGKQVNPRKPPRPKKPKKESKIYFIALLPNAAVGKEIIRMKQEFADFYDARKALKVLPYITIQVPFTADPVLEKDFCEGLTDFASAMTPFDIQLDGFGAVALENRRLIFINVVKNAPIMHLHKQLILLLRKDFGFSNMLAKYGFNPHISLALNDIAEGAFEMARLEYEEKEFHASFRVNNLYLLRHTGTSWEVLHKCKLGGE; from the coding sequence ATGCACTATGAAAGAAAAGGGCCCGGGCTGGTAAACGGCGGTAAGTCCGGGCATGGACAACCACGATATGAGCAACAGAACAATGATCGCCGCCGGAACGGCAACTCACAGGGAAAGCAGGTTAATCCCCGCAAACCACCACGCCCTAAAAAGCCAAAGAAGGAAAGTAAGATCTATTTTATTGCTTTATTACCTAATGCCGCAGTGGGCAAGGAAATTATCAGAATGAAGCAGGAATTTGCAGACTTCTATGATGCCCGCAAAGCATTGAAGGTATTACCTTACATTACCATACAAGTACCGTTCACAGCCGATCCAGTGCTGGAAAAGGACTTTTGCGAGGGATTGACGGATTTTGCATCGGCCATGACCCCTTTCGACATCCAGTTGGATGGGTTTGGGGCTGTTGCTCTTGAGAACAGAAGACTCATCTTTATCAATGTAGTCAAGAATGCCCCTATTATGCACCTGCATAAGCAATTAATTTTGCTGCTGAGAAAAGACTTTGGGTTCAGTAATATGTTGGCTAAATATGGTTTTAATCCACACATCTCATTGGCACTGAATGATATAGCGGAAGGGGCTTTCGAAATGGCACGGCTGGAATACGAGGAAAAAGAATTCCATGCCTCCTTCAGGGTCAATAACCTGTATCTTTTGAGACATACCGGCACTTCCTGGGAAGTATTGCACAAATGTAAATTGGGGGGAGAATAA
- a CDS encoding response regulator transcription factor, translating into MESNVSILLAEDDYHYGNVVKKHLEQAGYHVVHCFDGEVAWKKFQRDDFDLVILDVLMPKRDGFSLAQDIRKRNGMIPIIFISSRSLDEDRLHGFRIGGDDYIVKPFSMRELVMRIRVFLRRTLPKDIPGDGIYRIGHVRFNYDEKELTKEDGETIAALTKKEAKVLKYLVENSNKLVKRDEILLKVWGNSSFFSSRSMDVFITRLRKHFKMEPGIDLETLHNVGIRLNIPKD; encoded by the coding sequence ATGGAGAGTAATGTATCGATCCTTCTTGCAGAAGACGATTATCACTACGGAAACGTAGTTAAAAAACATCTGGAACAGGCAGGTTATCATGTGGTGCATTGCTTTGATGGGGAGGTCGCCTGGAAAAAATTTCAGAGAGATGATTTTGATCTGGTCATATTAGATGTCCTCATGCCTAAGAGGGATGGTTTTTCGCTCGCGCAGGACATTCGTAAGCGGAATGGGATGATTCCTATTATATTTATTTCTTCGCGTTCACTGGACGAAGATCGATTGCACGGTTTCCGGATCGGGGGAGACGATTATATCGTAAAGCCGTTTAGCATGCGGGAACTGGTGATGCGCATCCGGGTATTTTTGCGCAGGACATTGCCCAAGGACATTCCGGGGGATGGCATTTACCGCATTGGGCATGTGCGTTTTAATTACGACGAAAAAGAACTCACCAAAGAAGATGGAGAAACCATCGCAGCACTGACCAAAAAAGAGGCGAAAGTGTTGAAGTACCTGGTGGAAAATAGCAATAAGCTGGTCAAGCGCGATGAAATATTATTGAAAGTTTGGGGCAACAGTAGTTTCTTCTCCAGTCGAAGTATGGATGTATTCATCACCCGACTACGCAAGCATTTTAAGATGGAACCGGGCATCGATTTAGAGACGTTGCACAATGTGGGCATCCGGCTAAACATACCAAAAGACTGA
- a CDS encoding alpha-L-fucosidase, which produces MRKLCMLLSSALLVIGSASAQRQEIPPYIPPTDKAVQQNLEEWSDWKFGMLIHWGAYSQMGIVESWSICPEDEGWTQRQPYGIPYYDYVKKYEELGKTFNPTKFDPSKWAKAAKDAGMKYVVFTTKHHDGYCMFDTKQTDYKVSNPNFAFGKDPRSNIAKEVFEAFRKEGLHAGAYFSKPDWHSQDYWWSYFPPKDRHVNYDVSKYPDRWKAFRQYTYNQIEELMTGYGKIDILWLDGGWVRPRKQDKKSAADITAAETGEKVIKQDEDIDMDGIAAMARTHQPGLIVVDREVHGPNENYRTPEQQIPDKPLDYPWETCMTMANSWSYVPNDHYKSVNELIHHLIDIVAKGGNYLLNVGPGPDGQLHDEAYTTMTAIGAWMHVNGDAIYATKSVAPYKDGKVCFTRKKDGSVYAIYMLDKDEELPATIAFRGLTPAKGAKLEMLGAKEKLSWKATGDITTIKIPAALQKKGFQHAVAIRISAVAS; this is translated from the coding sequence ATGCGAAAACTTTGTATGCTTTTAAGCAGCGCACTACTGGTAATAGGTTCAGCCAGTGCGCAGCGCCAGGAAATTCCACCCTACATCCCACCTACAGACAAAGCCGTTCAACAGAACCTGGAAGAGTGGTCTGACTGGAAATTCGGTATGCTGATCCATTGGGGGGCATATTCTCAAATGGGTATTGTAGAATCATGGAGCATCTGTCCTGAAGATGAAGGATGGACACAACGCCAGCCATATGGCATCCCATACTATGACTATGTAAAGAAGTATGAAGAACTGGGTAAAACTTTCAATCCAACAAAGTTTGACCCTTCCAAATGGGCTAAAGCAGCAAAGGATGCGGGTATGAAATACGTAGTATTCACTACCAAGCACCACGACGGGTACTGTATGTTTGATACCAAACAAACCGATTACAAAGTATCCAATCCAAACTTTGCATTCGGAAAAGATCCCCGTTCAAACATTGCCAAAGAAGTATTTGAAGCTTTCCGCAAAGAAGGTTTGCACGCAGGTGCTTACTTCTCCAAACCTGACTGGCATAGCCAGGACTATTGGTGGTCTTACTTCCCGCCGAAAGACAGGCATGTAAACTATGATGTAAGCAAATATCCTGATCGCTGGAAAGCTTTCCGTCAATATACCTACAACCAGATCGAAGAACTGATGACAGGGTATGGCAAAATTGACATCCTGTGGTTAGATGGTGGTTGGGTACGTCCTCGTAAACAGGATAAAAAATCTGCTGCAGACATTACCGCCGCAGAAACCGGTGAAAAAGTGATCAAGCAGGATGAAGATATTGACATGGATGGTATTGCGGCAATGGCGCGTACTCACCAGCCAGGTCTGATCGTGGTAGACCGCGAGGTACATGGTCCGAACGAAAACTATCGTACACCAGAGCAGCAGATTCCTGATAAACCACTGGATTACCCATGGGAAACCTGTATGACGATGGCGAATAGCTGGTCTTATGTACCGAACGATCATTACAAATCTGTGAATGAACTGATCCATCACCTGATCGACATTGTGGCAAAAGGGGGGAACTACCTGCTGAACGTAGGTCCGGGTCCTGATGGTCAGTTGCACGACGAGGCGTATACGACCATGACGGCTATTGGGGCATGGATGCATGTAAATGGGGATGCGATCTATGCCACAAAATCTGTTGCTCCGTATAAAGATGGAAAAGTATGTTTTACACGGAAGAAAGACGGCAGTGTATATGCGATATATATGCTGGATAAAGATGAGGAATTGCCTGCTACCATTGCATTCAGGGGGTTGACACCTGCTAAAGGTGCTAAGCTGGAAATGCTGGGTGCGAAAGAAAAACTGAGCTGGAAAGCAACTGGTGATATTACCACTATCAAGATCCCGGCTGCTTTACAGAAAAAAGGTTTTCAGCATGCTGTAGCGATCAGAATTTCTGCAGTTGCATCCTGA
- a CDS encoding beta-mannosidase: MRRYVNIACLCLLTATAGAQSFRQIELNKDWKFSSTDDTAWRSATVPGTVHTDLMAHHLIPDPYVGMNEKSVQWVDKKNWQYQTSFTVTKDMLQHDWLALDFKGLDTYAAIFINGDSIATSSNMFVPLKVQIKQKVKEGNNTLRLVFYSPIRHDMNNFLNDDVIYPAGNDASDIPLSVYARKAPYHYGWDWGPRLVTSGIWRPVYLEYGDKVSIEDVYLQQKQLTDKSAVILAKLKFQTAAKKKYAIKIESPDKLFSTINKPFEGDTLSAFFTISNPRRWWPNGLGDPYLYKVKVSLYDGKELLQTRALNIGLRTIEVVNKPDSMGVSFYVKVNGRPVFMKGADYIPLDNFLPRVTTERYAKLFNDMKVSNFNMVRVWGGGIYEDDRFYDFADRYGILVWQDLLFACSTYPTSKILKSVEAELGANITRLRNHPSLALWCGNNEIGVAIDHWGWKEGYGYTEKQWADMRAGYDELFKVQLPKIIQQYDADRFYFPSSPISNWGTKEDFTIGDNHYWGVWHGMEWFEAFEEHIPRFMSEYGFQSFPDIQTVKRFTSAQDRDIYSPVMLSHQKSFSRGNAAIRTYLLHYYKEPANFESFLYVNHVLQAEGMKMGIEAHRRAMPFCMGTLYWQLDDCWPGPSWSGIDYYGRWKAMQFFVKKAYAPLLVSNTVKNGKLKTYLISDEIKDCKAKLEMKLMDFGGRILWEKSMDVNIESNKSTVAHEIPLNTILQPADTGKVIFYTKVVNSDKLLSDNVYYFAKTKDLILPDPGLKIEVAKDDTLDFHILVTATQLAKNVYLQCEDPELTFSDNYFDLLPGQTKDIWLNKLAPPLMDKIKVISLRDTFKN, from the coding sequence ATGAGACGTTATGTGAATATTGCCTGCCTGTGCCTGCTTACGGCTACAGCAGGCGCACAGTCTTTCCGGCAAATTGAACTAAACAAAGACTGGAAATTCTCAAGCACTGACGACACTGCATGGCGCTCTGCCACCGTGCCAGGTACCGTCCACACAGACCTGATGGCCCACCATCTCATTCCTGATCCCTACGTTGGCATGAATGAGAAGTCGGTACAATGGGTGGATAAGAAAAACTGGCAATACCAGACCTCTTTTACTGTAACAAAAGATATGTTACAGCACGACTGGCTCGCGCTGGATTTCAAAGGTCTGGATACTTATGCAGCTATCTTCATCAATGGCGATTCTATTGCTACCAGTTCCAATATGTTTGTACCACTTAAGGTACAAATCAAACAAAAGGTAAAAGAAGGGAACAATACCTTGCGTCTTGTTTTCTACAGTCCAATCAGGCATGATATGAACAACTTCCTGAATGATGATGTGATCTATCCTGCCGGTAATGATGCGAGTGATATTCCTTTGAGTGTATATGCGAGAAAAGCACCTTATCATTATGGATGGGACTGGGGTCCAAGATTAGTGACATCAGGTATCTGGCGGCCTGTGTACCTGGAATATGGAGATAAAGTAAGTATTGAAGATGTATATCTTCAGCAAAAACAACTGACTGATAAATCAGCGGTGATACTGGCGAAACTGAAGTTCCAGACAGCTGCAAAAAAGAAGTACGCTATTAAAATAGAAAGCCCTGACAAGCTTTTTTCCACCATTAATAAACCATTCGAAGGAGATACGCTATCTGCCTTTTTCACCATCTCAAACCCACGTCGCTGGTGGCCTAACGGATTAGGCGATCCTTACTTATATAAAGTGAAGGTATCTCTCTACGATGGAAAAGAATTGTTACAAACACGTGCATTGAACATTGGTCTACGCACGATAGAAGTGGTGAATAAACCAGACAGCATGGGTGTGAGCTTTTATGTAAAAGTGAATGGGCGGCCAGTATTTATGAAAGGAGCTGATTACATTCCGTTGGATAACTTCCTGCCACGGGTTACTACAGAAAGATATGCAAAGCTGTTCAATGATATGAAGGTGTCCAATTTCAACATGGTTCGTGTGTGGGGTGGTGGAATTTATGAAGATGACCGCTTCTATGACTTCGCAGACAGATATGGTATACTGGTATGGCAGGATTTACTCTTTGCCTGTTCAACATATCCTACATCAAAAATTCTGAAAAGTGTGGAAGCAGAACTGGGTGCTAACATTACCCGTCTACGCAATCATCCTTCCCTTGCACTTTGGTGTGGTAATAATGAGATAGGAGTTGCGATTGATCATTGGGGTTGGAAAGAAGGGTATGGATATACAGAGAAACAATGGGCAGATATGAGAGCCGGGTATGATGAACTCTTCAAAGTGCAGCTACCAAAAATCATTCAGCAATATGATGCAGACAGATTTTATTTTCCATCATCACCTATTAGCAACTGGGGTACCAAAGAAGATTTCACGATTGGAGATAATCACTATTGGGGTGTGTGGCATGGTATGGAATGGTTCGAAGCTTTTGAAGAACATATTCCAAGGTTTATGAGTGAATATGGTTTTCAGTCTTTCCCTGATATCCAGACAGTAAAGAGGTTTACATCAGCGCAGGATAGAGACATTTATTCTCCTGTGATGTTATCACACCAAAAGAGTTTCAGCAGGGGGAATGCTGCCATCAGGACTTATCTTTTACATTACTATAAAGAACCTGCAAATTTTGAATCCTTCCTGTATGTGAATCATGTGTTGCAGGCAGAAGGCATGAAAATGGGTATCGAAGCGCATCGCAGGGCCATGCCATTTTGTATGGGTACGCTGTACTGGCAGTTAGATGATTGTTGGCCTGGCCCATCCTGGTCAGGTATTGATTATTACGGTCGCTGGAAAGCCATGCAGTTCTTTGTAAAGAAAGCATATGCACCTTTGTTAGTGAGCAATACCGTAAAAAATGGTAAATTAAAGACGTATCTTATTTCTGATGAAATAAAAGACTGTAAGGCAAAACTGGAAATGAAACTGATGGACTTTGGCGGCAGGATTTTGTGGGAAAAATCAATGGATGTTAATATAGAAAGTAACAAAAGTACCGTTGCTCACGAGATACCATTAAACACTATTTTGCAGCCGGCAGATACCGGAAAGGTAATTTTCTATACGAAAGTGGTAAATAGTGATAAGTTATTAAGTGATAATGTATATTATTTTGCTAAAACCAAAGATCTGATATTACCGGACCCGGGATTGAAAATAGAAGTGGCGAAGGATGATACCCTGGATTTCCATATTTTGGTAACGGCGACTCAACTCGCAAAAAACGTATACCTGCAATGTGAAGATCCGGAATTGACTTTTAGCGATAACTATTTTGATCTGCTGCCTGGCCAGACGAAGGATATATGGCTCAACAAATTAGCGCCTCCGCTGATGGATAAGATAAAGGTTATAAGTCTCAGAGATACATTTAAAAATTAA
- a CDS encoding DUF6728 family protein, protein MKSIWQQILRYLYIGKKDTTSPNTTSVKLMHGMNRISILVFLLALIVFAIKMIFFRHHH, encoded by the coding sequence ATGAAAAGCATATGGCAACAAATACTCCGTTATCTCTACATAGGTAAAAAAGATACAACCTCGCCGAATACGACAAGTGTAAAACTCATGCACGGCATGAACCGGATTTCTATCCTGGTCTTCCTTTTAGCATTAATTGTATTCGCGATTAAGATGATTTTTTTCAGGCATCATCACTAA
- the lpxB gene encoding lipid-A-disaccharide synthase has product MKYYIIAGEASGDLHGSNLIKQLKQLDTHADIRCWGGDLMAQAGGTVVKHYKDLAFMGFIEVVMNLRTVLRNMEWCKEDIAAYQPDVLVLIDYAGFNLRIAEWAKPLGYKIVFYISPQVWAWKENRVKKIKKSVDKMLCILPFEQDFYNKWAYPVEYVGHPLVEVVKAAKDAPAEPAIAGKPIIAILPGSRRQEVSVKLPIMLTMAKHFPQYQFVVAQAPSLDDAFMQGLTGAHPNVSTVKNQTYALLRQAKAALVTSGTATLETALFGVPEVVCYKGSAVSYFFAKRLIKVKYISLVNLVMDKPVVTELIQHDLTEANLLRELTLLLEDATTRQRIEEDYSQLWTKLGEKKASRRTAEVIVEEAKKGK; this is encoded by the coding sequence ATGAAATATTACATAATAGCAGGTGAGGCCTCCGGCGACCTCCATGGCAGTAATCTGATCAAACAGTTAAAACAACTCGATACCCATGCGGATATCCGCTGTTGGGGCGGAGATCTGATGGCGCAAGCCGGGGGAACGGTTGTAAAGCATTATAAGGATCTCGCTTTCATGGGATTTATAGAGGTGGTGATGAACCTGCGTACTGTATTGCGTAATATGGAATGGTGCAAGGAGGATATTGCTGCTTATCAGCCAGATGTATTAGTATTGATTGACTATGCTGGTTTCAACCTGCGTATTGCAGAGTGGGCGAAGCCTTTAGGGTATAAGATTGTTTTCTATATTTCTCCGCAGGTATGGGCCTGGAAGGAGAACAGGGTGAAGAAGATCAAGAAATCCGTTGATAAAATGCTTTGTATCCTGCCTTTTGAGCAGGACTTTTACAACAAATGGGCGTACCCTGTTGAATATGTAGGTCACCCATTGGTAGAGGTGGTCAAAGCGGCCAAAGATGCACCGGCAGAGCCGGCAATTGCTGGTAAACCTATCATTGCGATATTGCCGGGGAGCAGAAGACAGGAGGTGAGTGTGAAGTTGCCGATTATGTTGACGATGGCAAAGCATTTTCCCCAGTATCAGTTTGTGGTGGCGCAGGCGCCTAGTCTGGATGATGCATTTATGCAGGGGTTGACAGGTGCACATCCAAATGTATCAACAGTAAAAAATCAAACCTATGCCTTGTTAAGACAGGCGAAGGCAGCATTGGTCACTTCGGGGACAGCTACACTGGAAACAGCCTTGTTCGGTGTGCCGGAGGTGGTATGTTATAAAGGAAGTGCTGTTTCGTATTTCTTTGCCAAGCGGCTGATTAAAGTAAAATATATTTCACTGGTGAATCTTGTGATGGATAAACCGGTTGTAACAGAGTTAATTCAACATGACCTGACAGAGGCGAACCTGCTCAGGGAGTTGACGTTATTGCTGGAGGATGCTACTACCCGCCAGCGGATTGAAGAAGATTATAGCCAGCTCTGGACTAAGTTAGGGGAGAAGAAGGCGAGCAGGAGGACTGCTGAGGTCATAGTGGAAGAGGCGAAGAAAGGGAAATAG
- the surE gene encoding 5'/3'-nucleotidase SurE → MAKKEKIILVTNDDGVTAPGIKALIEAVRPLGKVVVVAPDSPQSGKGHAITIGVPLRLDPVDIFEGIEAWQCSGTPADCVKLARDKILHGLPDLCVSGINHGANHSINVIYSGTMSAAMEAAIEGVPSVGFSYLDYSFEADFSLCKEVAYSVAKQMLESALPGGTLLNVNVPIVQKAEFKGVKVVRQADAKYVETFDERRDPRGKKYYWLTGEFTNRDNGDDTDVWALANNYASLVPVQFDLTDYKMKKELEKIWK, encoded by the coding sequence GTGGCGAAGAAGGAAAAGATCATCTTAGTGACAAATGACGATGGGGTTACGGCTCCGGGTATCAAAGCGTTGATAGAAGCGGTAAGACCGCTGGGTAAAGTAGTGGTGGTAGCGCCAGATAGCCCGCAATCGGGTAAAGGGCATGCGATCACGATCGGGGTACCTTTGAGACTGGATCCTGTGGATATTTTTGAAGGGATAGAGGCCTGGCAGTGTTCCGGTACGCCGGCGGATTGTGTAAAGCTGGCGAGGGATAAGATATTGCATGGATTACCGGATCTATGTGTGAGCGGTATTAATCATGGGGCGAACCATTCTATCAATGTCATCTATTCAGGTACTATGTCTGCCGCCATGGAAGCAGCGATAGAGGGTGTTCCATCAGTAGGGTTCTCTTACCTGGATTATAGTTTTGAAGCAGATTTCTCTTTGTGTAAGGAGGTGGCTTATTCCGTGGCAAAGCAGATGCTGGAATCAGCGTTACCAGGGGGAACACTGTTAAATGTGAATGTACCTATTGTGCAAAAGGCAGAGTTCAAAGGAGTGAAGGTGGTCAGGCAGGCAGATGCGAAATATGTGGAGACTTTTGATGAGAGAAGGGATCCGAGAGGGAAGAAGTATTACTGGCTGACGGGAGAATTTACAAACAGGGATAATGGAGATGATACGGATGTGTGGGCGTTGGCGAATAACTATGCGTCGCTGGTGCCTGTACAGTTTGATCTGACGGATTATAAAATGAAAAAAGAATTAGAGAAAATCTGGAAATAA
- a CDS encoding ABC transporter permease: MLNIIRIEWLKVKNYRTFWILLILAIIVIPASNMIVADVASRIPKQATDLLGKNFYDFPVVWQTVANVNSFTSVIFGLLLVTLVTNEFSYKTHRQLVIDGWERMDLVLSKVFWVVALSLIAFVVSFITALAFGTAYSAFNFSFEGVQFLFFYFLQVLVSLSLALLLGMFIKRSGLATVIYLGYAMVLEQLLTVGVKHFFGPIGGLLPLQAGDELLPFPVVDKVLPTSTDYSHGVYEITIILYIALFIGITCRRMLKVDY, encoded by the coding sequence ATGCTGAACATAATTAGAATAGAGTGGCTGAAGGTAAAGAACTACCGGACATTCTGGATTTTACTGATACTGGCCATCATCGTGATCCCTGCTTCCAATATGATTGTGGCGGATGTGGCAAGCAGGATACCCAAGCAGGCAACAGATCTGCTGGGGAAGAACTTTTATGATTTCCCCGTGGTATGGCAGACGGTGGCGAATGTGAATAGCTTTACCTCTGTCATCTTTGGATTGCTGCTGGTGACGCTGGTAACAAATGAATTTTCTTACAAAACCCACCGGCAACTGGTGATTGACGGCTGGGAACGAATGGACCTGGTGTTGTCAAAGGTTTTCTGGGTGGTAGCCCTGTCCCTGATAGCGTTTGTGGTAAGTTTTATAACAGCGCTTGCTTTTGGCACTGCTTATAGCGCTTTTAATTTTAGCTTTGAGGGGGTACAGTTCCTGTTTTTCTATTTTTTGCAGGTGTTGGTGTCGTTGTCACTGGCTTTGTTGTTGGGTATGTTTATCAAGCGGTCCGGACTGGCCACGGTGATTTACCTGGGGTATGCCATGGTGCTGGAACAGTTGCTGACAGTGGGGGTGAAGCACTTTTTCGGTCCGATTGGGGGATTGTTGCCTTTGCAGGCGGGAGATGAGTTATTGCCTTTCCCTGTGGTGGATAAAGTGCTGCCAACCAGTACTGATTATAGTCATGGCGTGTACGAAATCACAATAATCCTGTACATCGCCCTGTTTATAGGAATAACATGCAGAAGGATGCTAAAGGTAGATTATTAA